The window GCCGTATCCTGCCAGCACCTTTcacttatttattatttttttaacaaaaaggaattTCTCATTTGAGCAAAATAGATTATTGTATTTGTATGAATAATATTgatacttttttatttcataacataACAAgtcataacaaatgaaaaagtgaatGGTGGCTGGAATGATATGGAATTTTGTCCACGTCGGACTTAGACAATGACATCCTTACTCTGTTTCAATTGATAAcacgggtcctactacttgccgtcaactcgccgtcaactcacttgcgccgtcaactcgccgtcaactcctccaacatacatttaaaatccacaaaagaagcatagaactgtaaagtatcagctcaaagagcattcgcgtaagttttaggtcatatttcggaataaaaattgatttttttttctcgtgaaaaaaaattctcgaagccaaaaaactgtcggccgccatcttgctttttcacaatgatgagtcttggcccaagatgtcaatgattggtactttttttttatcaacacaaagtcgtttttgcgaatgaatttgtaccgaaaaccatgagaaatatgtagtttagcccagacttaacacttccgtgcccctttttatagatttttcatgtaaatttaatgagttgacggcacgaaaatgagttgacggcgagttgacggcaagtcggcgagttgacggcaagtagtaggaccggaTAACACAGTTAATATTTTGATTGTGTGTTTATCATTTAATTGGTCGGTTTCCATTCCATTTatcattttaattaataaaacaaattattttcattttaggtTGACAGCCGTTCGGAATCAATTGAAAAGAAAATCTCAAAACTTGACAATGAGTTGAAGAAGTACAAAGATCAGATGAAGAAGATGCGAGAAGGTCCAGCTAAGGTAAACAAAAAGGGAGTTTTAATTTACTGTATTTTTGaccacatgagggcgctttCAACAGCAAATTTCCTTGTGTAAAAATTACTGTTTTATCTTAATTTGACTAGGCTTACTTGTATGTTAGTTTTCTTGTACTTCTTGAACTATGAGGTGCGTTCCTGAGTTcttggagacgatagcggagcGAACATCACAGTTCTTGGAGTAAGTTTCTTGTATCTATGGTCGCATACTGTGAATTGGTATTTGCTAAAGTTGTTGCCAACGATTTCTCCAATGACAATTTTGATTTCTCCAATgatagttttggttttacccttacatcgatgtgattttttttattcctgAGGCAAATTTACatcttttataattatattcCCTTATAATCATAATTCATTCACTACACTTATGTTGACACTAACATTATTCAGAGAATTTTATGACAGGAATTTCTGGACTTCAGTCCATCAAAATGTTCAATGTTGAGGTCAGAGGTTCTGCAATGCTAAACATAAGAAAGGAAAGGTTTCTTAACAAAATGCCTTGAGGTTAAAAGTCTAAAGAGTTCTTCATCTTGTCTCGTTTAGTGTCTTTTTCATAACAAGTAATAAAaagtaagtaaataaaaaatataaaacaaatattattattatttttgttttttagaataTGGTGAAACAAAAGGCTATGAGGATTCTGAAACAGAAGAAAATGTAAGTAGAATATAGTCCATCCAAATCTGCTGTGAATTGATGGAACAATGGGCCGTCCACATTGCTCATTTAGGATACTTGTATGGGAAAAATAAATTTAGGTGTAGGACTATAGTTTTACGTAACTGATGTAGAAAAACAAACCCccgatctcagacttgaaatcaaatcaagtcTAACTCTATGGCCAAGGGGTTATTTTCCTACAGTAATGTAGGTTCAACAACCAGGGGATTTTAAGGAATGGACTGAATGTTTATTCTAACGATTTGCTACAGGTATGAGAACCAGAGTGATAATCTAAGGCAGCAGTCGTTCAACATGGAGCAAGCCAACTTTGCAACCCAGACACTGAAGGATACCAAGACAACTGTGGATGCCATGAAGCTTGGTATTAAGGAGATGAAGAAGGAGTACAAGAAAGTTAACTTGGATCAGATCGAGGTAAACTTTAGTAAatagtgtgttttgttttatcttttattCCCTTCGAAGCTATGATGCCATCTCCCTTGATGCCATCTCCCTTGTGGTAAAAAAGAAACGCAAACTAGCTGGTGAGAGAGATTGCTGCCTCTCGCCTATGGAACGTTCTTCCTGTCCCCATTAAAAACGCTCAGACTGTTCTGTCGTTCTTAAAGGGTCTCAAGACTCACCAGTTCTCCAATCTGTCACCATCACTTTGATATTTCCTTTCTCCTCAAGTGCCTTCCATCCTTTAGTAATTTGGCGCAATGTGAatccagttattattattatcttagtAATGGTCTCTATCCcatgtttattattgtttaccgATGTGGCCGAGTTGTGTAGCACATCAAAAATCATGATCTGGTGGCCaaatttatgataataattaaattACTACACTGGGTAGTCAGGTTGACATAGTGGTACCTTTCCTTGCcctccacctctaggacccctgttcgaatcccaccgggtgacactatgtggattgggttttcagtccctacctgactacgtggggttttccctggaataattctctaggGTTTTTCTCCCTCAACTAAAACTGaaattaagttcactttttgtttatagtccttggcttcacaaccagaagaAGCGAAACTAAATAAAATGAAGAGAAGTGAAATGAAATCTTTATAAAAATCTTGATCTATGTAGTTGCCATTTTTATTGAAATGATCTTATTATTATCTTCCATTGTTTTGTAAAGGCATCCCAgcctacaagctttgctttaattggccatgcctccatacagttttcagtcttgtaacATCCTATCGCTTGTATTtggtttttgtgtttgtatggaaataaatgttgattgatttgatttgatttgatttgattgacaGGATCTTCAAGATGACATGTCCGATATGTTAGAACAAGCTGATGAGGTACAAGAGATCATGGGAAGAAGTTACGGTATGCCTGAGATGGACGAGGCCGATCTAGAAGCAGGTATGTAACCCAAGAATGATGTTTTGAAGACTTTCTTTTGTTTGCCATCATCATAATCCTTCGTCCTTAGACGGAatagtagaagcagctttgatgaagtggtgccaggttgctttatccctcatgagttGCTGGGTCTCGTTTGGATTGAGATTTGTGTCTCGGGTGATGGTGTCTGGGTAGCTCATTTTCCTCCTGCAGCGATTTGGATGTCCGCCAGGAGGATTCCAGAAGACCAGGTGTGATATTGGTTGATCCACTGTTCGCAAACAGTGACCAGCAAACTGAAGAAGTCTCTGCTTTATGGTTTTCGGAAAGTGGCGATAGATTTCCATATACCTCCCGGTTTGTAACATAGTCCCGCCAATGGATGTTTAGAACTCAATGCAGCAATTGAGTGTAGCAACCGTTTTTTGCCACAGAATTAGGAAAAGCGAGGGATAGCCAATAATTTTATTTAGGTCATTCAAATTGCTGACTGATTTACCTTTTGTATCATTGTGTCAGCACAAAAACGAGATAAGTATGTGCCGAAATCATTGGATGCATGGATCACTCTGGTCTGAGATGTTTTTGTAAAACTGAGATACAAAatttttgaaatgacattttaGTACTGACATATAATTTCTAAGTTTCAAAAGACCCTGATTTGGTACAGATAATATttgaaagcaatttttttgaatttatttttggtAGAACTTGACGCTCTCGGTGATGACTTTTTAATGGATGAAGACACATCGTACCTGGATGAAGCTATCACTGCCCCATCGGCTCCAGAAACAAATCCGGGTGCTGAATCAATACAGGTACGTCAATTtacttaatttatttgtaaCGAAAATCCtcctcacgaagttgtgtgattgtGGAGGATTGAGGATTGTAGGCCCAACTAACAATTGCTCATCACTTGGCcaggcataccaatcttatCCAAGTCCAAACCTTTAGGAGTTGAGTGACCATAGAGTGGAGGATAGTGGAGGATTGAGGACTGTAGGCCCAACTACTTATCACTGGGCCAGGCATACCAATCTTACCCAAGTCCAAACATATTGGTGCTGAGTGACCATACAGTGGGGGATTGAAGTCACTTGTAGGCAAGTGTGCCACATAAGTAGTTACATCATTTAGTGAGCAACttacttttaaaaacttgtaaaTGCTTTACAAGAATGTTACAGGCTTTTGaaagtaaatttgttttcatgtaaCGTCTTGTTTGATTTGATGTGGATGATGTAAAGATAAAACATGATGTAGAAGGAATagaattcaaatctcttcttcTAGCCTAATATACAAGGATGTGGTTCCtctgttttaaaaaagaattcCGGTTTTGTTTGccctaaaaaaaagaaattctgaaAATAAGAATACTTTCCTACAGGTGACCTCAATCCTCCAGATTGCAGAGCAGGATGCTCGCAAGTTTTTTGAGCTCGCATGCTCACGTGCTTTGTGCTCTGAGTTCAGTTTTTGGTGttaacagcctatcacatccctgcatatatttatttagaaatttgtttgtttattcaggACGGCGTTCCTGTGGATGAGTTTGGTCTGCCACAGCTTCCATCTTCGTGAATGGACACAACATGAGCAACTTCTAGATTATATATCAATTATTAAATCAATTGATATCAGCGTCATCACATTGAGAGAACTTAACAAATTTGTATAATCGATATAAAACTTATTG of the Asterias rubens chromosome 3, eAstRub1.3, whole genome shotgun sequence genome contains:
- the LOC117288473 gene encoding charged multivesicular body protein 5-like; the protein is MNRLFGSSKPKAPPPNLSNCIENVDSRSESIEKKISKLDNELKKYKDQMKKMREGPAKNMVKQKAMRILKQKKMYENQSDNLRQQSFNMEQANFATQTLKDTKTTVDAMKLGIKEMKKEYKKVNLDQIEDLQDDMSDMLEQADEVQEIMGRSYGMPEMDEADLEAELDALGDDFLMDEDTSYLDEAITAPSAPETNPGAESIQDGVPVDEFGLPQLPSS